The Solanum dulcamara chromosome 6, daSolDulc1.2, whole genome shotgun sequence genome contains the following window.
CTTCTGCAGTGAAACAGGATTGTTTAATTTTACGACGTAATAAATTGTGGGTTACtcgagccgagggtctttcgggaACAACCTCTCTACATCCTCGAGGTagaggtaaggtctgcgtacactctaccctccgcAGACTCTGATTAAGGGACTACActaggtttgttgttgttgttgtgaagATGCACTTATCATCCCCCCCATCCACCAACCCAAAAAATGGTAAAGAGACGAAATGGTGGATTTAGTGTAGTGGGTGGAATTGGTTCCAGACCTGATAAAGTCTATTAATTTACGCGTCCAATCTtttgaaaaaaaggaaaaaatgtcAGTCCAATATTTGTTGTCAGCTTTTAGAAGATCGTTTAACTTGATACTGCTTTTTCTAACCTTGTGAGCTTGGATTGTTCTTGCAATATGTGGATCTTCTGAAGTTGTTACTTTGAGGCGTAATCATTTTGTGGCTGTTTTATTAACTCTTGCTTCTTCACAAACCTCAGGTGTGCTGCTGCAAAAGGTGATGAGGCTGCTGACTGCCACAAATTCGCAAAATACTACCGTGCACTTTGCCCTGGTGAATGGGTGAGTGATATGCTTATTAACTTGTATTTTGGTGTGTTTCAAGTGATAAGGTATCGTGTAATTTGTGGTGAGCAATAGTTCATCGGTTTGCTTTTTCGCATTATCCCCTTccattcctcttttttttttccatttcaatTGATCAAGCATGGTTATTGGAGCTTTACTTGCCTTTGAAAATCTTACAGAAGTTTAAGCcataatttgagatgaaaggGCACTTTAATATAGATAATGATTTTGTGAATTTGCGTATGATCCTTGAGCCGTGATTCTCTGCCTGACCAAAGTAATTTTCGTGAACTCTTCAAATAGTACATCGTGGATGTGTTAAATACATATGCGGGTCTAAACCAATTTTTTCTAGTCTGAAATcaatgtaaaaaaaaagaagaaggttcTCTATGGCATAAACGCCGCAGGAATCTCACTTCTGCATTCAGTTTCTATTACGTTTTCTGTTCTCTCATGCTTTCAGCTAGAGGCCATTGAGGTGGATTTTGTTATTGGTACACAAGATTGATGTAAATTTGACCAAATAGAAGAGATATCTAAGTCGTGTGCATGAATATTGAGTGCCTACGACATTTTTCCGTCTTTTCTTGATGTGGGAGAAAGACTAGGTGATTAGGTGTGTCATGACATGCTCCGTGAATACATCCTATCCTTGTTCACGACATGCCAAAGTCCCAAACTTTTCATCAGAGTGTTGATCCACTCTACTACTATAAGATTGTATGTTAGGTATCTCCTCTTTTGGGTGACAGTTAGCCGAGTCTTGTGCATTTGTCATTTGTCAATCAAGTCTGGTGGTGCAACGAGTATTACATGGGAAGTGATTCTAAAGCCCGTTTCTCGAAGAAAAAAACATAATGTGATTAGTGATTTGTCTATGTGAATGCTCGGTCATTTTTAACTCCTaatcccttttttcttttttcaacaCAAATTTAGATTCATATGCCCTTTCCTCCTTCCGGTGATAAGCCGGAGGAAGGTGAGGATGACGTCAAGTCATCATGCACTTTATGCCATGGGTGACACACATGCTACAATGGCCGAGACAAAGGGTCGCGATCCCGCAAGGGTGAGCTAACCCCAAAGACCAGTCCCCGGTTCGGATTGCAGGCTGCAACTCGCCTGCATGAAACCGGAATCACTAGTAATCACCGGTCAGCCATACGACGTGAATTTGTTCCCGGGTCTTGCACATCGCCAGTCACACTATGGGAGCTGTCCATGCCCAAAGTCGTTACGTTAAGCGCAAGGAGGGGGATGCCGAAGGAAGGCTAGTGACTGGAgtgaagtcgtaacaaggtaaCCATACTGGAAGGTGCGGTTGGATCACCTCCTTTTCAAGGAGAACCAATTTGATGTCAACTATTGTTAACTAATTCAATTTACATGACAATCTACAACTTGTATATGTAGAGGGCTCTCAATTTTGTTAGTCAAAACACCACCTAAATAATTTGTTTTACGCAAACCAAAGGATTCTAGGTCCACAAAGTAGGGGTATGGTATGAGTAcatacactctatcctccccagactTCGCTTATGGGATTATACAATTATCTCTGCATGGATGTACATGCCTCTTGAGTAAATTGAAATTACTTCCTGATAAACAATATTGGATTTAGTGCTACTATATCAACGGTGAATAAGACTTTATCCAACTTGCTGGCATCATCAAGTCCCTTGCTTGTATCGTGTTTTGTTTTTAGCtaagttaaaggttttacgatcCAGTGattttatatctttattttatCACAAGTAGATATCTCATGACTTAGCCTATATATGCTTAAAGATAAAGTAATATTCTTGATCAATGTTGTTATATTTCCAGCTTCCTCTTGTTCCGACCTTTGATGCTAAACTAAGCTAAAATCTGTGGCTGGTATTGTCATGTTGCGAATTCCTTTATCTTTTGTCATCGTGGATATCGTGTTTTCTTAGTTCTCGCATATATCTGCAGGTTGACAAGTGGAACGAGCAGAGAGAGAACGGGACTTTCCCAGGCCCTCTTTAATTAGTTACCATCAGATTTGCAACATCCTTTTGGTTAATAATGAAGAAGCATTTGTTTGCATTGATGTTCTTGTTTGAATTGTCAAGGTATCAATAAGGAAAACTTCTTTCTACTTGTT
Protein-coding sequences here:
- the LOC129891598 gene encoding cytochrome c oxidase subunit 6b-2; the protein is MAEIELKTAPADFRFPTTNQTRHCFTRYVEFHRCAAAKGDEAADCHKFAKYYRALCPGEWVDKWNEQRENGTFPGPL